AATTCCGCGCCTACGAATGAAATCAAACTTCAGTCCAAAAACGGAACCCGCCGTTTCGAAGTCGTGGGAATTCCTCTGAAAAAAACCGGATTTCACGTGATCGAAATGAAGTCCGATATATTAGGAAACGCTTTATTAGCAACCAATCAACCGTTTTACGTCCGCACGGCGGCTTTGGTCACCAATCTTTCTCTTCATTTTAAATGGGGAAAAGAATCCTCCCTTGCGTGGGTGACAAGACTCAACGACGCAAAACCGGTTCCGAACGCGGACATTCAGATCTTCAATTGCAGAAACGAAAAGATCTTCGTAGGAAAGACGGGACCGTCGGGGACCTTGCTCATCAAAGGAATTCCGAACCGCAAGAACGTTCCGTATTGTTCCTGGAGAGCGTATGAGAACGGACTTTTCTTAACCGCGGTGTACGAAGACGATTTCACGTTTACTCATACTCGTTGGCAAAACGGAATCGAAAACTGGAGATTCAATCTTCCAGGAGATTACGGAAACGGGGACGTCGTGTTTCATCCCATTTTGGATAGAACTCTGTTCCGCGCAGGAGAAACCGTTTCGATGAAACTCGTTTCCCGCGGAAAAAGATCCTTCGGTTTCGATATTCCCGGACAAATCGAATATCCGGGCTTTGCGAAGATCATTCATTCCGGCAGCGAAAAGGAATATTCCATTTCGCTAAAGTGGACTCCGGAAGGAACGAGTTCGCTTCAGTTTAAAATTCCGAAAGAAGCCAACCTGGGCGTTTACCGCATTTTGTTAAGCGAATTTGCGGGTAAGGATCGGGGACAAGTCGACGTGGGGGAATTCCGAGTCGAAGAATTCCGGGTTCCTTTGATGAAGGCCGACTTTCAAACTTCCGGTTCGAACATCGGTCCTTCCAAGATCGGACTCGCGGGAAGCGTTCGTTACCTTTCCGGCGGAGGGGCCGGAAAAATTCCCGTGCTATTACGAACCAGAGTGATGCCCGGAGGCGGGGTTTACTTTCCGGATTATTCCGACTTTTCGTTTAGCAACGGTAAGGTGGACCAAAAATCGGATTCGGAGGAAACTACGGAGAATTCTTCCGTCGGTTTTAACAAAACGGAACTGACTCTCGACTCGAAAGGATTTTTTGAAACGACCGTAAAGTCGATTCCCGAATCGGATACGACGCAAAGACTCGAAGCCGAACTCGAATACAGGGACCCGAACGGGGAAATCCAAAGCGCTTTCCGTTCCTTTCCGATTTATCCGTCGGAATATCATATCGGAATCGCACCGGAAGGTTGGGCTGCGGTCCAAGACGCGGTCAAGTTTAAGGTCGCGGTTTTGGATCTCAAAGGAATGCCCGTCGAAGGCAAGAAGGCGACCGTAATCGCTTACACGAAAAAGTATTATTCGAATCGGAAGCGTCTCGTGGGCGGATTTTACAGCTACGAACACAAATACGAAGTTAAGGAACTCGGAGAATTCTGTTCGGGTAAAACGAACGCAAAAGGAATTCTATTCTGCAACGGCCCGGTCAAAGCGACGGGAGAAGTGTATTTCGAAGCTTCGCTGAGCGGGGAAGACGTAAAGGCGAATTCTTCCGTTTGGATCACGGGCAAGGACGACGTATGGTTTGCCGCGAGCGATCACGATCGTATGGATCTTCTTCCCGAAAAGAAAGAATATCAAACCGGTGAACGAGCGAAGTTTCAAGTGAGAATGCCGTTCCGGGAAGCGACGGCGCTTGTCACCGTGGAACGGGAAGGAATTCTCAATTCGTTTATCAAAACTCTGAGCGGAAAAGATCCGGTCATCGAAATTCCGGTCGAGAGTTCGTTTGCTCCGAACGTATTCGTTTCCGTTTTGGCGGTCCGAGGAAGAGTGGACAGTCCCAAAGAAACCGCTCTTGTCGATTTGGCAAAACCTTCCTTCCGATTGGGACTTGCTCAGATTCGAGTCGGCTGGAAACCGTACGAGGTTCCGGTTCGAGTGGAAACGGATAAGACCACGTATGGAACTCGGCAAAAGGCGAAGGTGAAAATTCAGATCGATCATCCTTCCGCACAAGTGAAGAAGGACGCAAGAATCACGTTAGCCGCAGTCGATCAGGGACTTCTCGAATTAAAACCGAACGACACATGGGATCTGCTGCGTGCTATGATGCGCGAACGGGGAAACTCGGTGGAAACGTCGACGGCGCAACTGCAAGTCGTGGGACGGAGGCACTTCGGATTAAAAAGTTTACCGCCGGGCGGAGGCGGAGGCGGAGCGACCACCCGGGAATTATTCGATACTCTTCTGTATTGGAAGTCGGATTTAAAACCGAACGATAACGGACTTCTAGAAGTGGAAGTTCCTCTGAACGATTCTTTGACTTCCTTCAAAATCGTTGCGATCGTACATTCCGGTAAGGATAAATTCGGTTCCGGTTCGACGCAGATCCAAACGACTCGGGACGTTCTTGTATATCCTTCCATCGCTCCGTTTGCAAGGGAGAAGGACACCGTTCAAAGCGGCCTTTCTCTGAAAAACACGACCGAAAGAACGATTCAATTGGAAATCAGTTCCAAAACATCACCGGATCTTAAATTAGAAACGAAGAATATTCAATTGAAGGCGGGCGAGTCTTCGAACGTTCTTTGGAATCTTTCGATTCCGAGTAAAAAAGAAGAGATCGTATACGAGTTCCAAACGAAAGAAGTCGGAGGATCGTTTACGGATTCGGTTCGATTCCGTCAGAAAGTGGGAGAATCGGTTCCGGTCCGTGTTTTACAATCCACATTCCGCCGTTTGGAAGACGGCAACCTAAGCGTTCCGATTCAGGAAAACCAGGAAGCGATCGCGGGAAGCGGAGAACTGGAGATCAGTTTAAAATCCTCTCTCACGGGAGGGGCGATCTTGACTTCGAGAGAATACATGAGCCGTTATCCGTATTCCTGCTTGGAACAAAAACTTTCCAAAGCGGTTTCCGCAGGTTCTCAAAAAGAATGGGATCAGATAATGGATCAACTCTCCGCATACTTGGACGGGGACGGATTGTTGAAATTCTTTCCGATGTCCTGGTATGGAAGCGAGATCCTGACGAGTTACGTATTGATTCTCGCTTCGGAATCGGGTTATAAAATTCCGGATCAAATCCGAGACACTCTTTTGGAAGCCTTGAACCGATACACCAAGGGATTGATTTATCGAAACGGTTATATCTCGAATACGGACTTTCTCTTGAGAAAGATCATCGTGCTCGATGCGATTTCACGGTATCAAGCGGTGGGAGACGACGTGATCCGTTCGGTCCAGACAGATCCGAAAATTCTTCCTTCCGATATTTTGGTCAGCTTGAGAAATATCTATTCGAGATCGACCGGATATAAATCTCAAATTTCCGCGTTAGACGTTCTTTTGAAGTCTCGTTTTAGAATCCAGGGAACTTCGTATAACTTCGTGGACGAGTCCGGTCTCTGGTGGCTTTTGTCCTCGAACGATTCCACCGTAATGAGAACGATTCTTTCCGTAGTGAAGGACGCGGCTTGGAAAGAGGATCTTCCGCGATTGATCCGCGGTGCGATCGCAAGACAATCGAAAGGTCATTGGGATATAACTCCCGCAAACACGCTCGGGATTCTCGCGTTTCAAGCTTATTCCAAACAGTTTGAAAAAGACAGCGTAGAAGGGACTACGACGATCACGTTGGAGAACAACACGAACACCCTGGAATGGAAGAATAAAAAAGATCCTCCGACTCTTTCGATTCCTATGCCGAGAAGCACACAAAATCTCGAGTTCGTTCAAAACGGCTCCGGAAAACCGTATGCTGTGATTCATACTAAGGCTGCGCTTCCTCTCAAGGAAAAACTCGAAAGCGGCATGAGACTGGAAAAGGAAATCTTGGATGAGTCCGGCAGCAGAAAGTCTTCATTCAAAGAAGGGGATTTGGTTCGCGTCCGTTTAAAGATTCAGAACGAAGCGGCCCTTTCATGGGTCGCTATAAAAGATCCGATTCCCGCGGGTGCGAGCATCTTAGGTTCCGGTCTTGGAAACGATTCCGTAACGGGTGCGGCTCTTGCAAAGGACGACAATTGGTGGTCTTCTCCGACGTTTGTGGAGCGCAAATGGGAGGGATATACCGCATACTTCGAATACTTACCGGGAGGTTCGGTGACTCTTGAGTATGTCTATCGAATCAATCATTCGGGTAAGTTCATTCTTCCTCCGAGTCGAGTGGAAGCGATGTATCTGCCCGATCAGTTTGCGGAAGTTCCGAATCCGGATCAAACGGTGACGAAGGAGTAGATCGAAAGTTACTAGACCGCAGAAAGATTCGAAAATAGAAGATTGGTCGGTGGGGGACATGTCCCCTGACGCGATCCATAGAGAGCGTCATGGTTCCCGTTTCGAGCTTTTGAAACTGCAACTTGTATGGAGTTTTTTTATAGAGTTAAAGAGCATCATGCAGCGTTGTTTTCGAAAGCCGCGTTACACGTCTTTCGCTACGCGGTTTACGGGAAGTTCATGCGTGTTCTCTCCGGACTGGAATTTTTGGATAGAGTTGGATGGGATGCAGATTTCGTAAGAGTTCCGACAGAGAGTGAAGATTTCACTTGCAAGAATTATGATTTTATGATAGATGAAAATTTGCAAAGTCTTCCCGCCACCTCACCCCTCCACCCGAACGCGGGTGGGGCGCTCGGTCTTTTACGGAAGATTGTCGGAATTACGACACAACATCGTACTCGCTTGCAGAAAAATTTCTCTGTCCTTCTTCGGAAAATCTTCGAGAAACGGACAATCCTCGTTTTATCCTTCGGTATATTCTTCTTTTTGAATGGATTGTCCGCGAAAGAAGTCCCTTCGTATCGCGAGGTTCGAAATCGGTATCACACCTCGGACGGAACGATCGTAGACATTCACGGACGATTTTTGCAAACGATTCGATGGAACACACAAGAACGAAAGCTCGCATGGACGGAAGAAGGGGAAATCCCCGAAACGCTTTTGATGGCGTTGTTCTTGCAGGAAGATAAACGTTTCTTTGAACATTCCGGCGTGGATTCGCTCGCTGTCTTGGGCGCGCTCAAGGATCGTTTTCTCGGAAATTCAAAACGAGGCGCCAGTACTCTTACGATGCAGCTCGCAGGAATTTTTCTCGGCACCAAACCCGGCCGCAGAAGCGTCTATGACAAATGGGAACAGATGAATCTCGCTCGGGAAATCGAAACGACCTGGACCAAGACGGAAATTCTCACCGCTTATTTAAACCTTTCTCAATTTCGAGGAGAACTTAGAGGATTACGCGCGGCCAGCCGAGGACTTTTCCAGAAAGAACCATCCGCGTTAAGCGACACGGAATCGATCCTCTTGGTTTCAATGCTTCCGTTCCCCGGAGCGAATTCTTCACTCTTGACAAAACGGAGTTGCATTCTCGCCAAAAAAATCGGCAAAGAAGAACTCTGTCTTTCCTTGGAAAGCGTAGCTAAAACAGCCACCGGAAAAATCACCGGACTTCCTTCCACGGGTGGGATCGCGTATCATGCCGCGCAAAGAATCTTTCGAGAAGAATCGGATGTTTCTTCCGGGAACGGAAAGGTCAAAACTACGTTGGATTTTGATCTCCAATGGAAGATCACGGAACTTGCAAAAAACATTCTGGACGGATTAAAAAAACAGAATGTGGCAGAAACGGGAATTCTGGTTTTAGACAATGCGTCCGGCGCCGTGTTGGCCTATGTAGGAAATTTACCGGAAAGTTCTTCCTTTTATGTGGACGCGCTCGCATCGAAACGGCAAGCGGGTTCGACGCTAAAACCTTTTTTATACGCGCTCGCATTCGAAAAGGAAGTATTGAAATCGAATTCGATCTTGGAAGACAGTCCGACGGAATGGAACGCGGTTACGGGAATTTACAGACCTTCCAATTATAGCGATGTTTATCACGGAAACGTTCCGGCAAAGTATGCCTTGGCTTCTTCGTTGAATATTCCTGCGATTCACGTTTTGGATCTTGTGAGCGTTGGAGATTTCGTTCAACGATTGCAGGACCTCGGATTTAGCGGACTCAAACGCGCCGACTTTTACGGTTCTTCTCTTGCTCTGGGAAGCGCGGATGTAACCCTATTCGAATTGACGAACGCGTATCGAACTCTTGCCAATGGGGGTTTGAGTTCCGCGCCCGCATTTTTCCCTTCGCAAGCCAGACAGGCATTACAAGAAAGCGGACAAGAAGGAAACGTATGGACGCGAATCTATTCTCAAAGCGCGGCGGACACGTTATCCGAAATTCTTTCCAATCGGGAATACCGTTCCTTGTCCTTCGGTTTAAACAACCATCTCAGCACGCGATTTTTCACTGCGGTCAAAACCGGTACCTCTCAGGACATGAGAGATAACTGGTGCGTGGGTTATTCCAAAAAATACACGGTGGGAGTTTGGGTCGGAAACATGGACGGAAGTCCTATGTGGGACGTGAGCGGCGTTACCGGTGCGGCTCCGATTTGGAACGCTGTGATGAATCTTTTGCAGGAAAGGGATTCACAAGGAATCCGCCCGGCCTACGAGGCGATGGAGAATTCTCCCGTTCGTCCGATAACGGAGTCTTCTTCGATCTCTAAAATTCTCGTTCCGGGAAACCGAACGATCTACGCGATCGATCCCGATATTCCGGAGGGAAGACAAAAGCTTCATTTCTCGGCATCGGCGTTTCTAACCGGATCGGCTTGGATCTTGGACGGTAAGAAAATTCCGGAAGCGCAGAACAAGGACGTTTTTTGGAAACCGGAACGAGGGTTTCATATTCTTTCCCTCCAAGATCGGAACGGAAAAATCATCGATAGCGTGGTTTTTGAAGTCAGATAGAGTATAGGTTTTTCTCTTGCCGCGGACGACCTCCGCGTTAGAATCAATCAGAGACTTTTCATGAAACCATCGACAGAAACGTATCTTTTATCTCCGGCCTTGGAAGAAGCGATTCTTCTCGCCGAAGTCACTTCCCGTCCTTTGCTTTTAAAAGGCGAACCCGGAACCGGAAAATCCCTCTTAGCGGAATACCTTGCGGATCAGAGAAAACTTCCGTTATACACCTGGCATATCAAATCCATCACACAAGCAAAGGAAGGATTGTATTTTTACGATGCGGTTTCGCGTCTGAACGATTCCCGGTTTTCGGAAGATTCCGCAAAGGTGAAGAATATCGAGAACTACATTCGACTCGGCGCTCTCGGAGAGGCCTTTGCGCTCGATCAAAAATCGATCGTTCTCATCGACGAAATCGACAAAGCGGACATCGAATTTCCGAACGACCTTCTTTTGGAACTCGATCGTATGGAATTTTTTATTCCCGAAATTTCAAAACGAATCCAAGCAAAACACAGACCTCTTACCATCATCACGTCCAACAACGAAAAGGAATTGCCGGCGGCCTTTTTAAGAAGATGCATTTTTCATTATATAGAATTTCCCGATCCGGAGTTCATGAAAAAGATCATTCTTTCACATTATCCGGGTGTGGGTCATACGCTTCTCATCAAGGCCTTGGAGATGTTCTATCTGATACGGAGAATGGACGATCTCAAGAAAAAACCGGGAACCAGCGAACTACTCGATTGGATTCAGATTTTGGTGCATCAAGGCGCGGTCCTCAAGGAAGAAGTACGAATTCCTTTCCTAGGCGCATTGATCAAAAACGAGGAGGATCTGAGATTATTCAGAAACTGAGATGTTTATCCCTTTCTTTTACAGACTGAAAAGCGAAGGAGTTCCGGTAACCACGGGAGAATTTCTGGATTTTTTGAAAGTCGTGGATCATTACACCACGCATCAAAAAGCGTGGATCGACCTGAACGAGTTATACCGTTTTTCCAGAGCCTGTATGGTAAAGGACATCAAATACTTCGACGCGTTCGATCTCGTGTTCTCGGAAATCTTCGGGGAAAAGGGCGCTCTCAAGCCCGAATTCAAAGAGGAGCTTCTGGAATGGCTCAATCGGATTTTCGATAATCCGAATAAACTTCCACCTTCCTTGATTCCTCCCGATCAGCTTTTGGACGAACTCAAAAAAAGGCTCGATGAACAAAAAGGGGAGCATCACGGAGGAAGCAAATGGGTCGGAACAGGAGGATCGTCTCCGTTCGGTCACGGAGGGAAAAATCCGGAAGGAGTTCGAGTCGGAGGAGAAGCCGGGAACCGTTCCGCAGTGTTTCAAGCATTAGAAAGACGTTATAAAGAATATAGAACCGACGAGCAGTTGGATGTGCGTCAGATCAAAACAGCGCTTAAAAAACTTCGCAATTTAAGAAAGGAAGGGGTTTCCGAATTCCATCTTCCGAAAACGATCGACTCCACCTGCAGAAACGCGGGAGATATTCAGATAGAATTCGAGCGTTCTCGCAAAAACGGACTTAAGGTTCTGCTTCTGATGGATACGGGAGGAAGTATGACTTCTCACGCGGAACGGGTCAACAAACTCTTTTCTGCGAGTCATCAGATCAATCACTTCAAGGAATTCCACTACTATTACTTTCACAACATCATCTACGACGCGGTGTATCCGAAAGCGAATATGAGAACCCCGATTTCTCTTCAAAGAATCTTTAAAAAACACAGCGACGATACGAAGCTGATTCTGATCGGAGACGCGTATATGGCCCCGTATGAACTGTTGGATTCCACGTACGGATACTATCACAGCCGTTTTCGAATGGACTTTCGGCTTCCCGAAAATCCGGAATCCGGTTTGGATTCCTTAAAAAGAATCCGAAGACATTTCCGGGATTCGATCTGGCTCAACCCGGAACCGATGAAATATTGGGACGCTCCCACCATTCACGAAATCGGAAAACAGATACCGATGTATTTTCTTTCCCTGGACGGTTTGGAAAAGGGAATCAAGAAGTTGTTGAATGCGTTGTAAACTCTAAACGCTCTTCAGTTTCAAAAGCGAATACAGCGTATGAATATGAGGAATTTCTAATCCGTATTTCTCGCCGATTCGGATCGCGTTTCCGAGGATGGCGTCCAGCTCCATCGGTCTTCCCGCTTCGAAATCCAAAAGCATGCTCGTTTTATAAGGTTTCATCGCTTCGGTCATTTGAATAAAGGTCGAAATCTGTTCCATCGGAACCGTTGCTCCGTCGGCTTCGGAAAGCTTCTGCACTTCCTTCATGATCTCAATCACGAGTTTTCGACCGAAAGGTTGTGCGAGAATTTCGGAAGTATTTTTTCCTCCGGAAAGAACGCTGATCGGATTGAAAGGCGCGTTCCACATCAACTTTTTCCAACGGGCCTGACGGATCGTTTCCGTCGCGTTAGCCGGAACGCCTACCTTGGAGAAAAGTTCGACAATCGCATGCGAAGTAGAAGAATTGCTTCGATTCCAGGAACCGATCACCAATTCCCCGTAATCGAGATGAAGAACGTTTCCCTCCTCCAAACGATTCGCGCAGACAAAGGCTAAGCCGCTGAGAATTTCATTGTTTGGATAAAGAATTTCGACCGGATCTTCGATGCCGATCCCATTTTGCAAAAGCAGAATCGGAAGACGTTCCGGAATCGTTTTTCCTAAAATCGTTTCCAGTCGAATCTCGGGTAAACACTTCAAACAATTGATGACCAGATCGTATTGTTCAAGATCATAGGGCGAAATTCTTTCTAAAACCCGGTTCGGCTTATACGTGAAATTTCCCCAGGGAATACTCTGAACCGTAAAACCCTTCTCTTGCAGATGGGAAGCATTGCTTCTTACCCAAAAATCGATCTTACAACCCGCTTGTGCGAGTTTTCCCGCATACAAACCGGCGATGGCTCCGGCGCCTAAGACTAAAATCCGATCCACTTACGGCCCGTCCCAAAACATAATTTCATTTCATTAAAAAGGTTTAGCTGCAAGAATCTCTCCTATTTTTTTGGGACAGATTCTTATCCCGCCTGAGAAAATTTCCGCTCGATCTTTTTTAAAATTTCCGTGATCGCCTGGACATATCCGTCATACACTCCGCGATCGTATTCACCGAGAGAACGGTAATTCAGACTTTGCATTTCTTTTAAGTGATTTCGCAGTTCGTCGTCCACATAGTTCTTACGGATGTAAAGGGTTTCAAACACTTTCGGATGCATCGTTCACCTCTTTTTTTTTCGAATTTAAGAAAGCAGAAAAACGGAAAGAATTCAAGTACGTAAAATCATGTTTTGATAGAATTTGGATTTTAGCCAAGAGTTCGCTCGTTTGTAATCCGGAAATTTTCTTTCAAACGTCTTAAAATCCCTTCCGTGAATCACGTTTTTTCCGTTTTTGCGGGTGACCGGAAAAACCACGTGAAGAAGTTCGTGAAAGACGATGTATTCCAATACGAATGCAGGAACGATTTCTCGAGAGAGAATCGGATTGATGACGATCATCCGATGCGCCGGATCGAAATGTCCGAGTCTTGTTTTGGAAACGGATTTGCTCCAAAAGATTTCCAGATCGTTCAAATCGATTCGCAAATAGGTATCATTGAGGCGATCCATAATTTCCCGCAAACCTTCGTTTGCGATCGACGACCGTTCGATTCGTTTTCGGTTTTTATTTTTTTGCCGTTTCGTTTCGGATTGTGTTTCATAGAACCGCCGAATGCGTTCGTCCAATTCCTGGGGAATCGATTGCTTGAGTAATTTATAAAGTAATAAATCGACTACCGCTTCCAGATCCCCCGAGTCCGCGCTCAAATAGGAAGAATGAATTTTGAATTCTAATTTTCCCGCGGAAATTCGGATCGAACTTCCTAGATTTGCGTAGGGATAGAATTTTACGGCGATTCGTTTTCCTTCTAAGATTTTTCCTCCGGGAACTTTCAAAAAATGGAACGTCCTTTTACGAAGAAGTTCTAAAACCGAAGATTCTTCGGTGGTTCGTCC
The window above is part of the Leptospira yasudae genome. Proteins encoded here:
- a CDS encoding ketopantoate reductase family protein; protein product: MDRILVLGAGAIAGLYAGKLAQAGCKIDFWVRSNASHLQEKGFTVQSIPWGNFTYKPNRVLERISPYDLEQYDLVINCLKCLPEIRLETILGKTIPERLPILLLQNGIGIEDPVEILYPNNEILSGLAFVCANRLEEGNVLHLDYGELVIGSWNRSNSSTSHAIVELFSKVGVPANATETIRQARWKKLMWNAPFNPISVLSGGKNTSEILAQPFGRKLVIEIMKEVQKLSEADGATVPMEQISTFIQMTEAMKPYKTSMLLDFEAGRPMELDAILGNAIRIGEKYGLEIPHIHTLYSLLKLKSV
- a CDS encoding VWA containing CoxE family protein, with product MFIPFFYRLKSEGVPVTTGEFLDFLKVVDHYTTHQKAWIDLNELYRFSRACMVKDIKYFDAFDLVFSEIFGEKGALKPEFKEELLEWLNRIFDNPNKLPPSLIPPDQLLDELKKRLDEQKGEHHGGSKWVGTGGSSPFGHGGKNPEGVRVGGEAGNRSAVFQALERRYKEYRTDEQLDVRQIKTALKKLRNLRKEGVSEFHLPKTIDSTCRNAGDIQIEFERSRKNGLKVLLLMDTGGSMTSHAERVNKLFSASHQINHFKEFHYYYFHNIIYDAVYPKANMRTPISLQRIFKKHSDDTKLILIGDAYMAPYELLDSTYGYYHSRFRMDFRLPENPESGLDSLKRIRRHFRDSIWLNPEPMKYWDAPTIHEIGKQIPMYFLSLDGLEKGIKKLLNAL
- a CDS encoding alpha-2-macroglobulin family protein; this translates as MLSKQFIFGVVLLVFAAANLDAQVRIEFGPTGEVKKPSQIRARFSESMIPLGNPKFSLVPFDIRCPIKGTERWVDDKNWVLEFPELLPGGVECVFETKKVKSVAGNSLNEGERFSFHTGGPELDSSSPYEGGVIDEDQIFILDLDSEADLSSASDHLYFVTEGLKDKIGFSKVSSSQEKEILKANYREGKTEKTILIKPDQKFPSGKKVYLVLEQGLKSKSGVPRSSTRKVEFNVRQPFRAEFNCDRVNAKAACIPTLPLTLNFNSPVSVEVLKKIQLQTSDGKTIPAKVSSENGNYDYGVSFPAPLAPKAKFQILLPSGVKDDAGRSLANQSSFPLTVSTDDYPPLLKFASTFGILERFPEAILPVTIRNLEAENPVRLYQVKTSPDTQDKIKEQFDKLKDKGKDLLNWATGKDEKQDPNSSKQFTGREMILDSTQIAEIVQYLKTIEHLEHRYSIFDPSKNSAPTNEIKLQSKNGTRRFEVVGIPLKKTGFHVIEMKSDILGNALLATNQPFYVRTAALVTNLSLHFKWGKESSLAWVTRLNDAKPVPNADIQIFNCRNEKIFVGKTGPSGTLLIKGIPNRKNVPYCSWRAYENGLFLTAVYEDDFTFTHTRWQNGIENWRFNLPGDYGNGDVVFHPILDRTLFRAGETVSMKLVSRGKRSFGFDIPGQIEYPGFAKIIHSGSEKEYSISLKWTPEGTSSLQFKIPKEANLGVYRILLSEFAGKDRGQVDVGEFRVEEFRVPLMKADFQTSGSNIGPSKIGLAGSVRYLSGGGAGKIPVLLRTRVMPGGGVYFPDYSDFSFSNGKVDQKSDSEETTENSSVGFNKTELTLDSKGFFETTVKSIPESDTTQRLEAELEYRDPNGEIQSAFRSFPIYPSEYHIGIAPEGWAAVQDAVKFKVAVLDLKGMPVEGKKATVIAYTKKYYSNRKRLVGGFYSYEHKYEVKELGEFCSGKTNAKGILFCNGPVKATGEVYFEASLSGEDVKANSSVWITGKDDVWFAASDHDRMDLLPEKKEYQTGERAKFQVRMPFREATALVTVEREGILNSFIKTLSGKDPVIEIPVESSFAPNVFVSVLAVRGRVDSPKETALVDLAKPSFRLGLAQIRVGWKPYEVPVRVETDKTTYGTRQKAKVKIQIDHPSAQVKKDARITLAAVDQGLLELKPNDTWDLLRAMMRERGNSVETSTAQLQVVGRRHFGLKSLPPGGGGGGATTRELFDTLLYWKSDLKPNDNGLLEVEVPLNDSLTSFKIVAIVHSGKDKFGSGSTQIQTTRDVLVYPSIAPFAREKDTVQSGLSLKNTTERTIQLEISSKTSPDLKLETKNIQLKAGESSNVLWNLSIPSKKEEIVYEFQTKEVGGSFTDSVRFRQKVGESVPVRVLQSTFRRLEDGNLSVPIQENQEAIAGSGELEISLKSSLTGGAILTSREYMSRYPYSCLEQKLSKAVSAGSQKEWDQIMDQLSAYLDGDGLLKFFPMSWYGSEILTSYVLILASESGYKIPDQIRDTLLEALNRYTKGLIYRNGYISNTDFLLRKIIVLDAISRYQAVGDDVIRSVQTDPKILPSDILVSLRNIYSRSTGYKSQISALDVLLKSRFRIQGTSYNFVDESGLWWLLSSNDSTVMRTILSVVKDAAWKEDLPRLIRGAIARQSKGHWDITPANTLGILAFQAYSKQFEKDSVEGTTTITLENNTNTLEWKNKKDPPTLSIPMPRSTQNLEFVQNGSGKPYAVIHTKAALPLKEKLESGMRLEKEILDESGSRKSSFKEGDLVRVRLKIQNEAALSWVAIKDPIPAGASILGSGLGNDSVTGAALAKDDNWWSSPTFVERKWEGYTAYFEYLPGGSVTLEYVYRINHSGKFILPPSRVEAMYLPDQFAEVPNPDQTVTKE
- the pbpC gene encoding penicillin-binding protein 1C, whose translation is MLVLSFGIFFFLNGLSAKEVPSYREVRNRYHTSDGTIVDIHGRFLQTIRWNTQERKLAWTEEGEIPETLLMALFLQEDKRFFEHSGVDSLAVLGALKDRFLGNSKRGASTLTMQLAGIFLGTKPGRRSVYDKWEQMNLAREIETTWTKTEILTAYLNLSQFRGELRGLRAASRGLFQKEPSALSDTESILLVSMLPFPGANSSLLTKRSCILAKKIGKEELCLSLESVAKTATGKITGLPSTGGIAYHAAQRIFREESDVSSGNGKVKTTLDFDLQWKITELAKNILDGLKKQNVAETGILVLDNASGAVLAYVGNLPESSSFYVDALASKRQAGSTLKPFLYALAFEKEVLKSNSILEDSPTEWNAVTGIYRPSNYSDVYHGNVPAKYALASSLNIPAIHVLDLVSVGDFVQRLQDLGFSGLKRADFYGSSLALGSADVTLFELTNAYRTLANGGLSSAPAFFPSQARQALQESGQEGNVWTRIYSQSAADTLSEILSNREYRSLSFGLNNHLSTRFFTAVKTGTSQDMRDNWCVGYSKKYTVGVWVGNMDGSPMWDVSGVTGAAPIWNAVMNLLQERDSQGIRPAYEAMENSPVRPITESSSISKILVPGNRTIYAIDPDIPEGRQKLHFSASAFLTGSAWILDGKKIPEAQNKDVFWKPERGFHILSLQDRNGKIIDSVVFEVR
- a CDS encoding AAA family ATPase, giving the protein MKPSTETYLLSPALEEAILLAEVTSRPLLLKGEPGTGKSLLAEYLADQRKLPLYTWHIKSITQAKEGLYFYDAVSRLNDSRFSEDSAKVKNIENYIRLGALGEAFALDQKSIVLIDEIDKADIEFPNDLLLELDRMEFFIPEISKRIQAKHRPLTIITSNNEKELPAAFLRRCIFHYIEFPDPEFMKKIILSHYPGVGHTLLIKALEMFYLIRRMDDLKKKPGTSELLDWIQILVHQGAVLKEEVRIPFLGALIKNEEDLRLFRN
- a CDS encoding SprT-like domain-containing protein, producing the protein MVFAFETRGRTTEESSVLELLRKRTFHFLKVPGGKILEGKRIAVKFYPYANLGSSIRISAGKLEFKIHSSYLSADSGDLEAVVDLLLYKLLKQSIPQELDERIRRFYETQSETKRQKNKNRKRIERSSIANEGLREIMDRLNDTYLRIDLNDLEIFWSKSVSKTRLGHFDPAHRMIVINPILSREIVPAFVLEYIVFHELLHVVFPVTRKNGKNVIHGRDFKTFERKFPDYKRANSWLKSKFYQNMILRT